In one Thermodesulfobium acidiphilum genomic region, the following are encoded:
- a CDS encoding CoB--CoM heterodisulfide reductase iron-sulfur subunit A family protein, giving the protein MSDRIGVFICYCGGNISDYVDVERVRDAVANDEGVVYAKTNMFTCSDSAQTEMINAIKEKKLDGIVIASCSPKLHLKTFQNMAQRAGLNPYQYTQVNIREQCSWAHTHNKEAATSKAIDLVRAGIAKTRNSVPLTPLRVNTVNQALIIGGGISGLRCALALSDMGIFAHVVEKESKIGGNLKDIGIVFPEHKNSSELIEELEKEIKGRNNIKVYTNAKLLKKQGSVGNFECDIMSGNEKLTLSVGSIILATGFKPYIPEPNEFGYGHPNVITLVDFKKLLSNNTKKGELIFNGQRIREIAYIYCVGSRESNKENGNKYCSRYCCSAVNYASLLAFDIDNNLKQYHIYRDIRTYGKYEEYYEENLRRGALYFKYEEENPPDISLKGERIKIIVKDRLLAKEDILIPCDLLVLVNGMVANENTELNDILKTPIGKDKFYNEIHPKLRPVETVIDGIFIAGTSQGPKNISESVASSMAAASKTASLLIKGYVDIEPTVAHVIEEKCTGCKLCENSCPYEAISFINKNDKIIANINPAICKGCGGCVPDCPEDALEVLGYTHVQINSMINSMLLEAKE; this is encoded by the coding sequence ATGAGCGATAGAATTGGCGTTTTCATATGTTATTGCGGTGGAAACATATCTGACTATGTAGACGTAGAAAGAGTAAGGGATGCAGTTGCAAACGATGAAGGCGTAGTATATGCAAAGACCAATATGTTTACATGTTCTGACAGCGCTCAAACAGAAATGATAAATGCAATAAAAGAAAAGAAGTTAGACGGAATTGTAATTGCTTCTTGCTCCCCAAAACTTCATTTGAAGACCTTTCAAAATATGGCACAAAGGGCAGGACTTAATCCCTACCAGTATACTCAGGTAAATATCAGAGAGCAGTGTTCATGGGCACATACTCACAACAAAGAAGCAGCCACTTCTAAAGCAATTGATTTAGTAAGAGCTGGCATTGCAAAAACTAGAAATTCTGTTCCACTCACTCCATTAAGAGTAAACACTGTAAATCAGGCTTTAATAATAGGAGGAGGCATATCAGGTTTAAGGTGCGCTTTAGCATTATCCGATATGGGGATCTTTGCTCACGTAGTAGAAAAAGAATCCAAAATAGGTGGCAATTTAAAGGACATAGGTATAGTCTTTCCTGAACATAAAAATAGTTCTGAACTAATAGAAGAACTTGAAAAAGAAATTAAGGGAAGAAACAATATAAAAGTTTATACGAACGCAAAATTATTGAAAAAACAAGGCAGCGTAGGAAATTTTGAATGCGATATAATGTCTGGAAATGAAAAACTAACTTTAAGCGTTGGTTCAATAATTTTAGCAACAGGATTCAAGCCCTATATTCCAGAACCTAATGAGTTTGGCTATGGGCACCCCAATGTAATAACTTTGGTAGATTTTAAGAAGTTATTATCAAATAATACTAAAAAAGGTGAACTAATCTTTAATGGTCAAAGAATTAGAGAAATAGCCTACATTTATTGTGTAGGTTCCCGAGAAAGTAATAAAGAAAACGGCAATAAATACTGTTCCAGATATTGTTGCAGCGCTGTTAACTATGCTTCTCTTTTAGCATTTGATATCGATAACAATTTAAAGCAATATCATATTTATAGAGATATAAGAACATACGGAAAATACGAGGAATATTACGAAGAAAATCTCAGACGTGGAGCTTTATACTTCAAATACGAGGAAGAAAACCCCCCAGATATTAGTCTAAAAGGCGAAAGAATAAAAATTATAGTAAAAGATAGATTGCTGGCCAAAGAAGATATCTTAATCCCCTGTGATCTGCTAGTATTAGTTAACGGTATGGTAGCAAATGAAAATACAGAGCTAAATGATATCTTAAAAACTCCTATCGGTAAAGATAAGTTTTATAACGAAATTCATCCAAAACTAAGGCCTGTAGAAACTGTAATAGACGGCATATTCATTGCAGGAACGTCACAAGGTCCAAAAAATATTTCAGAAAGCGTAGCTAGTTCAATGGCTGCAGCATCAAAAACAGCATCTCTTCTTATAAAAGGCTATGTAGACATTGAACCCACTGTTGCACACGTAATAGAAGAAAAGTGTACAGGTTGCAAATTATGTGAAAATTCATGCCCTTACGAAGCAATATCCTTTATAAATAAAAACGACAAGATAATTGCAAACATAAACCCTGCAATTTGCAAAGGATGTGGCGGCTGTGTACCTGATTGCCCTGAAGATGCGCTGGAAGTTCTTGGTTACACTCATGTTCAAATAAATTCTATGATAAATTCTATGCTCTTGGAGGCAAAAGAATGA
- a CDS encoding FAD-dependent oxidoreductase, which produces MSDFKKFDALVIGGGIAGMESSILLGDMGFKVLLVEKESSIGGKMILLSKVFPTLDCSSCISTPKMAATAAHNNITVLNYSEVEEIKKKEDSFTAKILKKASFVDPAKCTGCGQCELACTVPLLDQFNCDLVPRRAAYIAFPQAVPKKAVIERFGTSPCTFVCPIGIKAHGLVSLSRSGKFEEAYRLHLEDSPLVSTLSRICSAPCEKRCTRNQLEGSIPIRNIKRYIADKHFKNFPIPQKIEPKNLLDKKIAIIGSGPSGLSAAYYLAKKGYRVTIFESSDKLGGKLRLIPDYLLPKNLLDRDIEEITSFNNIEVKLNTKISSLKSLKENGFDAVLLSTGTSYNEKDLPEFLKQKNVIDAIKFLQNKDIPPTLNSKNVVVIGGNNIAMHCARVALRYKANVSIHFEKDRVSMSATKKEIDDATNEGARLILNSKLDEIDKADIIVYAMDPKPEQIIFDESDSNISELKVNEFYQTQIPWAFSCGDSVHGHSNILKAISSAKKAAFYLDLFLNNLDFSSEKFDNRLPAVKPNEIKERYNSDFPKHIKFEPHLKTKELNFEEIEQTISEEEVKKYATGCLDCGGCSECHQCVNICPANAIDFSIRDIRYEIEVDTVIVSTGFNLFNASKKEIFGFGRFPNVIDAMQMDRILAPTRPYNAVIRPSDGKVPSNIAMILCVGSRDRKVNNNICSRVCCMYSLKQAQLIMGALPTADLTIYYIDIRAFGKGYEEFYHQAKEMGIRFVKGKVARIEEDEENNLNLFYEDIEEDGQIKVASHDMVILSVGLLSNTSIFKSFKDIKLDADNHMFVREVEENIEPAKTSIEGIFVAGTSSSIKDIPDSVVHAGAAAAQAAGYITKMRRGL; this is translated from the coding sequence ATGAGCGACTTTAAAAAATTTGATGCATTAGTAATAGGTGGCGGAATTGCTGGGATGGAATCTTCCATATTGCTTGGTGATATGGGGTTCAAAGTGCTTCTTGTAGAAAAAGAGTCCAGTATTGGCGGAAAAATGATACTACTTAGTAAAGTATTTCCCACTCTTGATTGTTCGAGCTGTATATCTACACCTAAAATGGCTGCAACAGCAGCTCACAATAATATTACCGTGTTAAATTATAGTGAGGTAGAGGAAATAAAGAAAAAAGAGGATTCGTTTACTGCTAAAATTCTTAAAAAAGCGTCTTTTGTAGATCCTGCTAAATGCACTGGATGCGGACAGTGTGAGCTTGCTTGCACTGTTCCCTTGCTTGACCAGTTCAATTGTGACCTGGTTCCCAGAAGAGCGGCATATATTGCATTTCCACAAGCCGTTCCTAAAAAAGCCGTAATAGAGAGATTTGGTACATCCCCCTGTACCTTTGTGTGCCCTATTGGCATAAAAGCTCACGGACTGGTTTCACTCTCAAGATCTGGAAAATTTGAAGAGGCATATCGTTTACATCTTGAAGACTCACCTCTAGTTTCAACTCTTAGTAGAATATGCTCCGCTCCCTGCGAAAAAAGGTGCACCAGAAACCAATTAGAAGGTTCTATCCCTATTAGAAACATAAAGAGATATATAGCTGACAAACACTTTAAAAATTTCCCTATACCACAAAAAATAGAACCAAAAAATCTATTAGATAAGAAAATTGCAATTATAGGCTCTGGTCCATCTGGACTCAGCGCAGCATATTATCTAGCTAAAAAGGGTTACAGAGTAACTATTTTCGAATCATCAGACAAACTGGGAGGCAAACTTAGATTAATTCCAGATTATTTGCTTCCAAAGAATTTATTAGATAGAGATATTGAAGAAATAACATCGTTCAATAATATTGAAGTAAAGCTTAACACCAAAATCTCTTCTTTAAAATCTTTAAAAGAAAATGGATTTGACGCAGTATTGTTGTCAACTGGAACCAGCTATAATGAAAAGGATTTACCAGAATTCTTAAAACAAAAAAATGTCATAGACGCAATTAAATTCTTGCAGAACAAAGATATCCCCCCCACCCTAAATTCTAAAAACGTTGTTGTAATAGGTGGAAATAACATTGCTATGCACTGTGCCAGAGTGGCACTAAGGTATAAAGCAAACGTTTCAATACACTTTGAAAAGGACAGGGTAAGTATGAGTGCTACAAAAAAAGAGATCGACGATGCTACAAACGAGGGAGCCAGATTGATTCTTAATTCCAAATTAGATGAGATAGATAAAGCAGATATTATTGTTTATGCAATGGACCCAAAACCTGAGCAAATAATTTTTGACGAGTCTGATTCGAATATATCCGAACTAAAAGTTAACGAATTTTATCAGACCCAAATTCCGTGGGCATTTAGTTGTGGTGACAGTGTACACGGACATTCAAATATTCTTAAGGCTATTTCCAGTGCAAAAAAGGCAGCTTTTTATCTTGATCTATTTTTAAACAATTTAGATTTTAGTTCAGAAAAATTTGACAACAGACTTCCTGCCGTAAAACCTAATGAAATAAAAGAACGTTATAACTCAGACTTTCCAAAACATATAAAATTTGAGCCACATCTCAAAACAAAAGAACTCAATTTTGAAGAAATAGAACAAACCATTTCAGAAGAAGAAGTTAAGAAATATGCTACAGGCTGTCTGGATTGTGGTGGTTGTAGCGAATGTCACCAATGTGTAAACATTTGTCCGGCTAATGCAATAGATTTTTCTATCAGAGATATAAGATACGAAATAGAAGTGGATACTGTAATTGTCTCTACAGGATTCAATTTGTTTAACGCCAGCAAAAAAGAAATATTCGGCTTTGGCAGATTTCCAAATGTCATCGACGCAATGCAAATGGACAGAATACTCGCACCAACCAGGCCATATAATGCTGTAATAAGACCATCTGACGGTAAAGTACCCTCAAATATTGCAATGATATTGTGTGTAGGTTCACGAGACAGAAAGGTAAACAATAATATATGTTCAAGAGTTTGCTGTATGTATTCTCTAAAACAGGCGCAACTTATAATGGGAGCCCTACCTACCGCCGATTTGACTATTTATTACATTGATATAAGGGCATTCGGCAAAGGATATGAAGAGTTTTACCACCAGGCCAAAGAAATGGGAATAAGATTCGTAAAAGGGAAGGTAGCAAGAATTGAAGAAGATGAAGAAAACAATTTAAATCTATTTTACGAAGATATAGAAGAAGATGGGCAGATAAAGGTTGCCAGTCACGATATGGTAATACTATCAGTTGGCCTACTGTCGAACACATCTATATTTAAGTCTTTCAAAGATATAAAACTGGATGCGGACAATCATATGTTCGTAAGAGAAGTAGAAGAAAACATAGAGCCAGCAAAAACCTCAATAGAAGGAATATTTGTAGCTGGCACTTCTAGTTCTATAAAAGATATCCCCGATTCTGTTGTACACGCTGGAGCTGCTGCAGCTCAAGCAGCAGGATACATTACAAAGATGAGGAGGGGGCTATGA
- a CDS encoding hydrogenase iron-sulfur subunit, whose protein sequence is MSTNNPKILVFSTNNISDPGIDLAGASHMDYPESVKVITVPCSSGISPKWILNAIKNGFDGVFIAADGTDCPYLTDCTDRTAKVVEKSQELLTANNLDPRRVKMAAICSVCAESFVSHIKKFHKALSELNN, encoded by the coding sequence ATGTCTACCAATAATCCAAAAATATTGGTTTTTTCAACAAATAACATCTCAGATCCGGGTATTGACCTTGCAGGGGCATCTCATATGGACTATCCAGAATCGGTTAAAGTTATAACAGTACCTTGCTCTAGTGGTATAAGCCCAAAGTGGATTTTAAATGCTATAAAAAATGGCTTTGATGGAGTATTTATAGCTGCCGATGGAACAGACTGTCCTTATTTAACTGACTGCACAGATAGAACTGCAAAAGTCGTAGAAAAATCACAAGAACTCCTTACAGCAAACAATCTGGATCCGAGAAGAGTAAAAATGGCAGCAATATGTTCAGTTTGTGCAGAGTCATTTGTATCACATATTAAAAAGTTTCATAAAGCATTAAGTGAGTTAAATAATTAA
- a CDS encoding sulfurtransferase TusA family protein, whose translation MSLDLKNLKVDKTVDARGSACPGPLLAAKREIVSIPIGGIMEVLSSDEGTNEDLPLWAEKVGHEFLGTVEEAGYWKLYVKRGK comes from the coding sequence ATGAGCTTAGACTTGAAAAATTTGAAAGTAGACAAAACAGTAGATGCAAGAGGGAGTGCCTGTCCTGGCCCATTGCTCGCAGCCAAAAGAGAAATCGTCTCGATACCTATTGGCGGGATAATGGAAGTTCTATCCTCTGACGAAGGAACAAACGAAGACCTCCCATTATGGGCAGAAAAAGTTGGACACGAATTTTTAGGAACTGTTGAAGAAGCTGGATATTGGAAACTTTATGTAAAAAGAGGAAAATAA
- a CDS encoding ArsR/SmtB family transcription factor produces MLQLFDAHAELCKSLSSSKRLMIIAMLAEGEANVTEIAKTIGARPSTVSQHLAILRSHNLVEARKEGKTIYYSLSDKRLGEACNLIRQILYETMKKKGNFAKEMSLESNFLCFKIKK; encoded by the coding sequence TTGCTGCAACTCTTTGATGCCCATGCAGAGCTTTGCAAAAGCCTTTCCAGTTCGAAAAGGCTTATGATAATAGCAATGCTTGCTGAAGGGGAGGCAAACGTAACAGAAATTGCTAAAACAATAGGCGCAAGACCATCAACTGTTAGCCAGCATCTAGCTATTCTTAGATCACACAATTTAGTAGAAGCCAGAAAAGAGGGCAAAACAATTTACTACTCACTCTCAGACAAAAGGTTAGGTGAAGCCTGTAATCTTATAAGACAAATTCTTTATGAAACAATGAAAAAAAAGGGCAATTTTGCAAAAGAAATGAGTTTGGAAAGCAATTTTCTTTGCTTTAAAATAAAAAAATAA
- a CDS encoding M23 family metallopeptidase produces MGNFFKKFKLGSIKEFLTKYKKEIYYFFPIIPLIVGGLIITSSVNLKPKISNFSNLPVQKVSKGDVKKVESEPKLQIQEYTVQPGDTLESIAQKFSINYQTIKLLNDIRDEGYLKVGQKLKIPNMNGVIYTVQPGDTLGEICDIYGVSQERILKSNNIPNPQELQIGQDIFIPGLDVVSEVANKWTSNNSNNGYERIALAYRGRGFPGDFIWPVDGPITSGFGWRIHPIFGTPEFHTGIDIGVPYGTPVRAADRGVVTYAGWEHGYGEIVTINHGDGISTSYSHNSSIVVSVGQRVSQGQVIAYAGSTGWSTGPHVLFEIKVDGRYVNPLNYLPR; encoded by the coding sequence TTGGGTAATTTTTTTAAAAAATTTAAATTAGGTTCTATTAAAGAGTTTTTAACGAAATACAAAAAAGAAATTTATTACTTTTTTCCCATTATTCCTCTGATTGTAGGGGGGCTAATAATTACAAGTAGCGTTAATTTAAAACCAAAAATTTCTAATTTTTCAAATCTTCCCGTTCAAAAAGTTTCAAAAGGAGACGTTAAAAAGGTTGAAAGCGAACCAAAGCTTCAGATTCAGGAGTATACTGTTCAGCCAGGAGACACGCTTGAAAGTATAGCTCAAAAATTCAGCATTAATTATCAAACTATTAAATTGCTGAACGACATTAGAGATGAAGGGTACCTTAAAGTTGGTCAAAAGTTAAAAATTCCTAACATGAACGGTGTAATTTATACTGTTCAGCCAGGAGATACGCTGGGTGAAATCTGTGATATATATGGGGTCAGTCAAGAAAGAATTTTGAAATCCAACAATATACCAAACCCTCAAGAACTTCAAATAGGGCAGGATATATTCATACCAGGACTTGACGTTGTATCTGAGGTGGCAAACAAGTGGACATCTAATAATAGCAACAATGGGTATGAACGTATTGCTCTTGCTTATAGAGGTAGAGGATTTCCTGGCGACTTTATATGGCCTGTAGATGGACCTATTACTTCTGGTTTTGGTTGGAGAATACATCCAATTTTCGGCACTCCAGAGTTTCATACAGGAATAGATATAGGAGTTCCTTATGGTACCCCAGTTAGGGCTGCTGATAGAGGGGTAGTTACTTATGCCGGTTGGGAGCATGGTTATGGAGAAATTGTTACTATTAATCATGGGGATGGCATTAGTACTTCATATTCTCATAATAGTTCGATAGTTGTTTCGGTAGGACAAAGAGTTAGCCAGGGTCAGGTGATAGCCTATGCAGGTAGTACTGGTTGGTCTACGGGGCCACACGTGCTCTTTGAGATAAAGGTTGATGGAAGGTACGTAAATCCTTTAAATTATTTGCCTAGATAA
- a CDS encoding NAD(P)/FAD-dependent oxidoreductase, whose amino-acid sequence MRYDVIILGAGPAGLSAAVYLARANVSSLVIGLPGGSRASWAHNIENYLGFPEGISGKEFKERSVAQAKKFGAVILEEEVIAANFSENGGYYVETNKENRFEANFLILALGLNVKPSGVKNEVEYVGKGVSYCSTCDGFFYKNRPVVVIGNKDLAARETLDLVEFASKINLISHAKSFEISENFLNKLKQNNVELTTGKVIEVLGDGEKVTGVLLDNESKISADGVFFALGDMGPLDIARFLGLEIDEKTKSIVVDRKMRTNIPGIYAAGDCTGEPYQISTAVGEGAIAALEIIHELRNRKDRKDD is encoded by the coding sequence TTGAGATATGATGTAATTATTTTGGGAGCAGGACCTGCTGGTTTATCTGCTGCTGTTTATTTAGCAAGAGCTAATGTTTCGTCTCTTGTAATAGGTTTGCCAGGCGGATCAAGGGCTTCGTGGGCCCATAACATTGAGAACTACCTTGGATTTCCTGAAGGAATTTCGGGTAAAGAATTTAAGGAGAGATCGGTAGCTCAAGCAAAAAAATTTGGCGCAGTAATTTTAGAAGAAGAAGTTATTGCAGCTAACTTTTCTGAAAATGGCGGTTACTACGTTGAAACAAATAAAGAAAATCGCTTTGAGGCTAATTTTTTGATTCTAGCACTGGGATTGAATGTAAAACCTTCTGGCGTAAAAAATGAAGTAGAATATGTTGGGAAGGGAGTCTCTTATTGCAGCACCTGTGATGGGTTTTTTTACAAAAATAGGCCTGTTGTGGTAATAGGTAATAAAGATCTGGCTGCAAGAGAAACTCTTGATCTGGTTGAATTTGCTTCGAAGATAAATTTGATTTCGCATGCAAAGAGTTTTGAAATCTCTGAAAACTTTCTGAATAAGTTAAAACAAAATAATGTTGAATTAACGACAGGAAAGGTAATTGAAGTGCTTGGTGATGGAGAAAAGGTTACTGGAGTTTTGCTGGATAACGAGAGCAAGATATCTGCGGACGGCGTTTTCTTTGCTTTGGGAGATATGGGGCCGCTTGATATAGCCAGATTTTTAGGGTTAGAAATTGACGAAAAAACAAAATCAATTGTAGTAGATAGGAAAATGAGAACTAATATTCCTGGAATATATGCTGCGGGAGATTGTACTGGAGAACCTTATCAGATTTCCACTGCTGTAGGAGAGGGTGCAATTGCTGCCCTTGAAATTATACATGAACTAAGAAACAGAAAGGACAGAAAAGATGATTAA
- a CDS encoding SH3 domain-containing protein has translation MINIKRFILLLVLWAFLVSSAYAAAFTPDGNLVGNNIPVRSGPGTSFKIIKIINQVTPIQSIEKQGDWYKVKFQDNSEGWVIGYFVALTKQAPGSIITFDKLKDIKALGIQNENDVWAATSFGIFLIESTTKVVPYNDGYPLGYEVEKFYFDNNNVYALFKKGDNDRKIMYLKGKKWVGLDTKFEYNTVYYQGDSYFWLGGKNGIELWDLKGPKLVSSFPEKEYHAFSSVLSIYRDSNDLWVGTEKGLYMLDLKTNKITTYSEKNHLIMGAFTLILGDKDRIYAVSRETNMLGLNISCALNIYDKKTHKWINYLPADYPPGITSYPWIEKGIITDDGAWFSVFQEQSTLITGYGVVHYISKDNKFKDYYVPKIYSDSIMGFVYQKGKLYMMSPKGVLTYNEATGDFGKITKADGLLDNDIKALAVYGNTLWIGGPQGITRYNLEK, from the coding sequence ATGATTAATATTAAAAGGTTTATTTTGCTTTTGGTATTGTGGGCATTTCTGGTTTCTAGTGCTTATGCAGCAGCCTTTACTCCTGATGGGAACCTGGTAGGAAATAATATACCAGTAAGAAGTGGCCCTGGTACAAGTTTTAAGATTATCAAAATAATCAACCAGGTTACCCCCATACAATCGATTGAAAAGCAGGGAGATTGGTATAAAGTAAAGTTTCAGGATAATTCGGAAGGTTGGGTTATAGGTTATTTTGTTGCATTAACTAAGCAAGCGCCCGGTTCTATTATAACTTTTGATAAATTAAAGGATATCAAAGCTCTTGGTATTCAAAACGAAAACGACGTTTGGGCTGCTACAAGTTTTGGAATCTTTTTGATAGAATCTACTACGAAAGTCGTACCTTATAACGATGGATATCCTTTAGGATATGAGGTTGAAAAATTTTATTTTGATAATAACAATGTTTATGCTCTCTTCAAAAAAGGTGATAATGATAGAAAAATTATGTATTTAAAAGGTAAAAAGTGGGTAGGTTTGGATACAAAATTTGAGTACAATACTGTGTATTATCAAGGCGATTCTTATTTTTGGCTTGGTGGAAAAAATGGAATTGAACTCTGGGATCTTAAAGGCCCAAAGCTAGTTTCCTCCTTTCCGGAAAAGGAATATCACGCTTTTAGTTCTGTTCTCAGTATTTACAGAGATTCTAACGATCTTTGGGTCGGAACTGAAAAGGGATTGTATATGTTAGATCTTAAGACAAATAAGATTACTACTTATTCTGAAAAGAATCATTTAATAATGGGTGCCTTTACTCTGATTCTTGGTGATAAGGATAGGATTTATGCTGTGTCCAGAGAAACTAATATGCTGGGTTTAAACATTTCTTGTGCTTTGAATATTTATGATAAAAAAACTCATAAGTGGATAAATTATCTTCCTGCTGATTATCCACCAGGGATAACTTCTTATCCATGGATAGAAAAGGGTATCATAACCGATGATGGAGCCTGGTTTAGTGTGTTTCAGGAACAATCCACTCTTATAACAGGATATGGCGTAGTTCATTACATCAGCAAAGACAATAAGTTTAAAGATTATTACGTGCCAAAAATTTATTCAGACTCAATAATGGGATTTGTTTACCAAAAAGGCAAGCTGTATATGATGAGTCCTAAAGGTGTATTGACCTATAACGAAGCTACGGGCGATTTTGGAAAGATTACAAAAGCAGATGGTTTGTTAGACAACGATATCAAAGCTCTCGCAGTATATGGCAATACCCTTTGGATTGGTGGGCCTCAAGGCATAACTAGATATAATTTAGAAAAGTAA
- a CDS encoding fructose 1,6-bisphosphatase has protein sequence MKIRLDMAKFDVSGYVDNISVHPIIVEKLECFFSNLVSEKEILDYNVLTLSNRVLVIVVSEAERFKEANDIDKILYGALGSIEKADFNFTFENSSLKQFKNFLFTERRNESILIFFSTNVELVTYNMAILKLLFNPFANFDIFKINVFELYTINLKFNERLKSYTQFKDLFKLLKDIKKSSLKFFVQSIEGQNSEPVMVSLEDSSASIWRVSTPYFSINFILNALVENILPVTFYDSSNALAFPKSLAVGFTLQNGKLFGPVDLFDDSFYDSLRSKFYEKIINRRFS, from the coding sequence TTGAAAATAAGATTGGATATGGCTAAGTTCGATGTATCTGGTTACGTGGATAATATAAGCGTGCATCCTATAATAGTTGAAAAGCTAGAGTGTTTTTTCTCGAATCTAGTTAGTGAGAAAGAAATCCTTGACTATAATGTGTTGACTCTCTCAAATAGAGTTTTGGTAATTGTAGTATCAGAGGCCGAAAGATTCAAAGAAGCAAACGACATTGACAAGATTTTATATGGTGCACTAGGAAGCATAGAAAAGGCTGATTTTAATTTTACATTTGAAAATTCAAGTCTTAAACAATTTAAAAATTTTCTTTTTACTGAAAGAAGAAATGAAAGCATACTAATATTCTTTTCAACTAACGTTGAACTTGTAACATACAATATGGCAATTTTGAAGCTTTTATTTAATCCTTTTGCAAATTTTGATATTTTTAAAATTAATGTTTTTGAACTATATACCATCAATTTGAAATTTAATGAGCGTTTGAAATCTTATACACAATTTAAAGATCTTTTTAAGTTACTAAAAGATATAAAGAAGTCAAGTTTAAAATTTTTTGTTCAATCAATTGAAGGCCAAAATTCTGAGCCTGTGATGGTATCCCTGGAAGATAGTAGCGCTTCTATATGGAGGGTGTCTACCCCATATTTTTCTATAAACTTTATTCTAAACGCATTGGTAGAAAACATTTTGCCTGTAACCTTTTATGATTCATCTAACGCTTTAGCTTTTCCTAAATCACTGGCTGTAGGTTTTACCCTCCAAAATGGAAAACTTTTTGGACCCGTTGATCTCTTTGATGACTCGTTTTATGATTCTTTAAGAAGTAAATTTTATGAAAAAATTATTAATAGGAGGTTTTCATAA
- a CDS encoding FmdB family zinc ribbon protein, whose amino-acid sequence MPFYEYKCCDCNNVFTLLRSVDKKDDATNCPKCGSPNVKRVISRPMVSRAKSPSNSDSSIDISSTTSSSSCAGCSGGDCSSCGL is encoded by the coding sequence ATGCCTTTTTATGAATATAAGTGTTGTGATTGTAATAATGTGTTTACTCTATTAAGGAGTGTTGATAAAAAAGATGACGCAACAAATTGTCCAAAGTGCGGTTCTCCAAACGTGAAGAGAGTAATTTCAAGACCTATGGTTTCAAGAGCGAAATCTCCCAGTAATAGCGATAGTTCGATTGATATTAGTTCAACTACTTCGAGTTCTTCTTGTGCAGGTTGTTCTGGAGGAGATTGCAGTTCTTGTGGCCTATAA
- a CDS encoding pilus assembly FimT family protein, whose protein sequence is MKIKSKNTKNSSGITFLELILSILIVSICLFSIAPAYLENIILNWQLENQADLIAENLRIIRNSAFNGETNNSILFDINQNAYYIFSNNGKQSSRFDLANKITFKNAYCGSSNRCSFSIHGVPNEGGGKISLICKQINKEIDIIIGTATGRIWINKNVN, encoded by the coding sequence TTGAAAATCAAATCAAAAAACACAAAGAATAGCTCAGGTATAACCTTCCTTGAACTTATCCTTTCTATATTAATTGTTTCTATCTGTCTATTTTCTATAGCACCAGCATACCTAGAAAACATTATTTTAAATTGGCAATTAGAAAATCAGGCCGATTTAATTGCCGAAAATCTTAGAATTATAAGAAATTCAGCTTTCAACGGAGAAACTAATAATTCAATTTTATTTGATATCAATCAAAACGCATATTATATCTTTTCCAACAATGGCAAACAATCATCAAGATTCGATCTGGCAAACAAAATAACCTTTAAAAATGCCTATTGTGGTTCATCTAACAGATGTAGTTTTAGTATACATGGAGTTCCTAATGAGGGCGGCGGAAAAATATCGTTGATATGTAAACAGATTAACAAAGAAATAGATATTATAATAGGAACTGCTACAGGAAGAATATGGATTAATAAAAACGTTAATTAA